From Toxorhynchites rutilus septentrionalis strain SRP chromosome 2, ASM2978413v1, whole genome shotgun sequence, a single genomic window includes:
- the LOC129769947 gene encoding carboxypeptidase B-like yields the protein MKAVMFMFGLLFFNVGFKMSRYRFSGLIFTVGILSLIPIGMNGMTFEDYHMYTIRPETLGQLKILHKVKETAGFDFWDVPKMHRASRVMVKRIDARVFEKFLKRYGIYYEQAEKNVQQILDQEKLKIRQRRYKRSIGLDYTVTFKHYWSLEEIYEYIEYLGSFHPMVNSITIGNTHEQRSIKAVTISLDGQITMKRPVVFIDAGIHAREWAGIMAVMYMIHEFAENTRWYGEQLNNTDYVIIPVLNPDGFVYSREVNRLWRKNRVRLHSECVGVDLNRNFPYAWVNSGTMCKPYFAGSRPGSELETRAMMNLMERFKAAVKLYIAVHTHGEMILWPWGYKVVRCDNWREHDHYAKMASNAIKTAGGKQWRVGNSAELMYIASGASDDYAHANGVRLAYTIELTGGGQYGFDLPEEELGKALAQTMQIFKVFGKVAGRSLNSTFP from the exons ATGAAAGCTGTTATGTTTATGTTTGGTTTGTTATTCTTCAACGTTGGATTTAAGATGAGCAGATATCGGTTCAGTGGACTAATATTCACAGTGGGTATCCTGAGTCTGATACCGATCGGAATGAATGGGATGACGTTCGAAGA CTACCACATGTACACCATCCGTCCGGAAACCCTTGGGCAGTTGAAAATATTACACAAAGTAAAAGAAACTGCTGGGTTCGACTTTTGGGATGTTCCGAAGATGCACCGTGCGTCCAGAGTAATGGTCAAGAGAATTGACGCCAGAGTGTTCGAGAAGTTTCTGAAACGTTATGGAATTTATTATGAACAGGCTGAGAAAAACGTTCAACA GATATTGGATCAAGAGAAACTCAAGATTAGGCAGAGAAGATATAAACGATCCATCGGTCTGGACTATACCGTAACTTTCAAACACTACTGGAGTCTGGAAGAAATCTACGAATACATTGAATATTTGGGGTCATTTCATCCTATGGTTAATAGTATAACTATTGGAAATACTCATGAACAACGATCAATCAAAGCTGTCACTATATCGTTGGATGGACAAATCACGATGAAACGTCCTGTGGTGTTCATAGATGCCGGCATCCACGCGCG CGAATGGGCTGGAATCATGGCTGTTATGTACATGATCCATGAATTCGCCGAAAACACAAGATGGTACGGTGAACAGCTTAACAACACGGACTACGTCATCATTCCCGTGCTGAATCCGGATGGTTTCGTGTACTCACGTGAGGTGAATCGTTTGTGGAGGAAGAATCGGGTACGGCTACACAGCGAATGCGTAGGTGTTGATTTGAATCGTAACTTTCCTTACGCTTGGGTGAACAGCGGTACTATGTGCAAGCCTTATTTCGCTGGTTCACGACCGGGTTCCGAGCTGGAAACACGTGCTATGATGAACTTGATGGAGCGCTTTAAAGCCGCTGTAAAGTTGTACATAGCGGTGCACACCCACGGGGAGATGATCTTGTGGCCATGGGGATACAAAGTGGTCCGTTGCGATAACTGGCGCGAACATGACCATTACGCGAAGATGGCCAGCAATGCGATCAAGACAGCTGGTGGCAAACAGTGGAGGGTGGGGAACTCAGCGGAACTCATGTACATAGCCAGTGGAGCTTCCGATGATTATGCTCACGCCAACGGAGTTCGGCTGGCATATACAATCGAACTCACCGGAGGTGGCCAGTATGGATTCGATTTGCCCGAGGAAGAACTGGGCAAAGCTCTCGCGCAAACCATGCAGATTTTCAAGGTGTTCGGAAAGGTCGCGGGAAGGTCGCTTAATTCAACTTTTCCATAA